From the Papaver somniferum cultivar HN1 chromosome 2, ASM357369v1, whole genome shotgun sequence genome, the window cggcatgccattggcacatgtggtgtggctggcatggttggcatgccttggcgcggagatgtggctggcacggcatgccattggcacatgtggtgcggctggcatgccttgacgcggagatgtggctggcacgacatgccattggcacatgtggtgcggctggcattgttggcatgccttggcgcggagatgtggctagcacggcatgccattggaacatgtggtgcggctggcatggtcggcatgccttgacgcggagatgtggctagcatggtatgccattggtactgtggtgcggctggaatggttggcatgccttggcgcggagatgtggctggcatggtatgccattgacacatgtggtacggctggcatggttggcatgccttggcgcggggatgtggctAGCAAGgtaatgccattggcacatgtagtgtGGAAATTACGGTTTggcctatcgaaaccctaattagccaaaAAAGGTAGCCTGGTAATTTTCTCGCAGATATATTAaagggttcaataaatgcgcttggtggagacattattactcaagttctgTGATGTCACTGTCTgattagggttttacgattttaaccctaagctaaaaaccaccatcaacaacagtgcatttgtttaaggtttagatttgtttctcatccacacacccacatttaccaaaaccagcagaaacagtttttacctataaatactatttttcttttttttttagttttacatttttcttcttaattatttttcttctcttctctattCTTTACTCCAACCTACGCTAACCTGACTATAATTTTCATCGTCTCGACTAAATGTAAAGGCTCTGATCATTttctaatttgcaaattagtgaAGAGGAAAAAGTTGAAGCAGAAAACGAATTGAGTGAAGTTGGAAAGCAAGAACCAGATCCTCACTGCAAGGAAATGTATAATAAAAAGTGCCAACAAACCGatatcttattttcttgaattTGATTGATATATTAGGCTTAAAtcgaaaaaactagggttttatgacaattacagagtgaagttcgtcGACAATTGAAACGAATTATCAGCCGAACTACTCATTGTTCTTCATTCTGAAAATGCTGATGAACAGTTCGGTTGATAATTGAACACGAAAATGATAGTCGAACTTCACTTTATGAAGAACAATGCTAAGTTCGGTTGTCCTATTTTTTACTCGACTCCGCCAAACTTAGGTTCGGCAGTtaaagagtgaagttcggctgataacttatcAGTTAAACCTaggaatgttttctaaaaaaattaggtTCAGCCTGCCGAACCTAGGTCCAGGCTTTGTAAATACATAAAGAAAATaaactttttttcaaaaaagtatttaaaacaaaaattttaaaactaaaagaaaaaaattgtaagAAATAAATATGGTGGATGAGGGTCATTGTTTTTACTGCCTAGTGATTCTATTTTGTCCTTATTAAGTATGCCTCCAAACAGGATTCTAACTTTTTATAAGTCCACGTACAACGTATAGCATATGCCTGTTGGTCCCACTAGTCAGGAGTTGTAACTTGTTCCATCTAAACCAGATTGCAAACATGTAACAATGTTACGTTGGAATTGACATACAATGAGAACAATGTCATACGTTTCAGTTCTCCACGGAGAGGAGGTGTTTCAGTTCTCCACGGAGGTGGTGTGTCGGTAAAGTGTTCTGATACATCCAGATGGTGTTGTAATATGTATGCTAACATCAATTGATAACTACAACACGAAATAGTTCGATTCAAAGAGATGGTTGAATGGAACTTCTCTTCAATTAATATTTCTCTGCGAATCATGTTACACATGCAAATCGAAATCCTGAAGTGGGGTGAACCACTTTATGTTTGCTTGCTATTATTATAGTCCTAATCAGGCAACATTATCTTTTAAATCAAAGAATCAAAGGAATGCAAGTTCACAAAAATCTAAAGTAACTATATACATACCAAACATGTTTTAGTTTTAGTTCACAATAAAAGAGAAAAAACGAAAATTAAAAATGTGAAGTAAAACCTTATACATGATCGCAGTAGATTGAAATCCTAAAGTAGTTTTAGCATTTCTTTTTGTCATAGTTGATATGTATCCCAATCAAAATTGGGTTGAGAGAAAACCTCGTAATCAGGAGGACCATCCTCAACTACGCTATCAACTGTCTGTATGCTTCCTAACAAAGATGGTTGAAAATTATCGTTCTTCGATGGTAACAGTTTATACAAAACTAACAACCCTAGAGTAAATATAGCTTGCAGCTTAGTGGAGTCTCCTTGAACTGAGAAGAACAAAAGCATTGAGAGAAGGAACAAGTCTAAACAGAATCTCATGATGCACAATACAGTATCCATCAGCTTCCCATCATTGCCTGCAGGAAACCCACGAACTCTATACACGAATAAGAAGTTATATTTGTCCACCACGTACCTGTAGCCGAAATAAATTGCACCCACAGGAACCACAAGGGGTGCAAATGCGGAATAGATCAGCGTAAGGGCAAATATAGTAAGGTTGAATGCGTAATACTGAGCAAAATCAAATGTCTGTTTCGGAACAGGAGAGCTTCTATTGATTGGATATTCACAAAGATCTTCGCCATGTAGATCAATTCCATTCAATCCTCGACCATGTGATATATTATCATCTCTgacaccttcaaatcctctctCAGATATTAGAGGTCTCTGAAGGTTATCTATGTCTTGGCTTTCTAAAGGGTAATCTTCACTTTGTTCGGGAACCAGCTGAAGCATGTCATTCTTTCGAAATCTCTGCAGTTTCTTCTTGATCCAAGGAATAGGAGCCAGTAGATCATACGATATCCCTAAGAAAGTGCTCGAGATTAAAAATGCAAGGGAAGAGAGACACGATCTTGATAAAAATGATGCGCTCATGTACTGTTCGATCCTTTGGCAGTCTTCTCCATCCAAATAACAGCGACCCATACTCAGGATCATACTCTCCAAGGAAGATTCGACCAATGCTCGCAATAGGATGAGATTTACTAGGAAGAAGCAAACCATCTTCAACAATGCAGCCCTGTGCTCCCCAGATACAGTAAGATGGCGTTCGAACTTGGAGAGAGAAAAAAGAGCAGATGGAATTATTATATACATGCTGACGAATATAAGAACATTTGGCAGAAATTGAAGAATCACGGTAGCAATCCAGCTTGAACTCTCCAGCCAAGTCAACCACGATTGAGCGTTATCCATAGCTTCTGCGTTAATAATTCTTGCAGCACTCTTCAAGGCGGTGATCACAGCAAGTGGAGAACTAAAAAAAAGTAACAGCACCAGCAGACAAGTGTTGACAAACACTCTGCGAAGTTTCAAGGTGAGTTTTGTCGAACCCAAATGATTCCAGTAGATGTCGGAAGCTGGTGGAGCCCGCTCGACTTTCCAACGACTCCTACCTAATTGCAACTCCATGACAGAGAAGAATCTCCCTGTCGGTCTTTTCCTCTCAGATCGAAAATCCTGAACAGCCTTATTTGTGGTGTACACATCCTTGAATATCACAAATGCAATAGCAGCACCTTGTGCTACACCTTGCTTGTAAGCAGACACTTCAGTCTCTAACTCTGCCCTTAACTCTTGCAATCTTCTCAACCTTTCCTCGTCTGTAAAACCCAACC encodes:
- the LOC113346739 gene encoding CSC1-like protein At4g35870, whose amino-acid sequence is MNLFLSPMDSIQSPPPFPSEDGEKAWYGNIQYLLNISAVGALCCVFIFLFVKLRSDHRMPGPTGLIAKLLAVWHATGREIARHCGADAAQFLLIEGGSCTLLLSIAVLAIFLVLPLNLYAGTAAIADQFSKTTINHIEKGSPLLWVHFLFVVIVVCLVHFGICTIEERLKITRFRDGNGNPSDTSANSVAIFTIMIQGIPKTLAMDKSLLEGYFQHRYPGKVYKVIVPMDLCALDDLVSDLVRVRNEISWLVARIDSQIASDGSEDDEIGEFDEILEFSSVGFWDRVRHMWRRLKELWVQVITRLGFTDEERLRRLQELRAELETEVSAYKQGVAQGAAIAFVIFKDVYTTNKAVQDFRSERKRPTGRFFSVMELQLGRSRWKVERAPPASDIYWNHLGSTKLTLKLRRVFVNTCLLVLLLFFSSPLAVITALKSAARIINAEAMDNAQSWLTWLESSSWIATVILQFLPNVLIFVSMYIIIPSALFSLSKFERHLTVSGEHRAALLKMVCFFLVNLILLRALVESSLESMILSMGRCYLDGEDCQRIEQYMSASFLSRSCLSSLAFLISSTFLGISYDLLAPIPWIKKKLQRFRKNDMLQLVPEQSEDYPLESQDIDNLQRPLISERGFEGVRDDNISHGRGLNGIDLHGEDLCEYPINRSSPVPKQTFDFAQYYAFNLTIFALTLIYSAFAPLVVPVGAIYFGYRYVVDKYNFLFVYRVRGFPAGNDGKLMDTVLCIMRFCLDLFLLSMLLFFSVQGDSTKLQAIFTLGLLVLYKLLPSKNDNFQPSLLGSIQTVDSVVEDGPPDYEVFSQPNFDWDTYQL